The Apium graveolens cultivar Ventura chromosome 6, ASM990537v1, whole genome shotgun sequence genome contains a region encoding:
- the LOC141663657 gene encoding AT-hook motif nuclear-localized protein 23-like: MAGLNLAPSSYFNLIVFVYGSIVFNSFFCFLLCVYCACCFGVPAVLDIGTFHFNFHRSGFTLKTQQIKNCHSNHEDDDDDDDDDEGRHLVPENKPKPPIIITRDSQNSLRSLLLEVSDGCDIFENIAKYASKRQRGIYISSGIGIVSNVSLRQPSARVGGQVVSLHGRFEILSLSGSFLPQPAPSSALVPSLTIFLAAGQGRVVGGGVVGKLMTVGPVTLIASWFTNVPYEKIPLEEEEETLDEVQVGCLSSGGGKSRHNNNPLADQSSELPLSPLNMPPNHVQLPVDAWLGDSGGRPPF, encoded by the coding sequence ATGGCCGGTTTGAATTTGGCCCCTTCTTCATATTTTAATCTTATAGTATTTGTTTACGGTTCAATTGTTTTTAatagtttcttttgttttttgTTGTGTGTGTACTGCGCATGCTGTTTTGGCGTGCCTGCGGTTTTGGATATAGGcacttttcattttaattttCACCGTTCTGGTTTCACTCTCAAAACTCAACAAATAAAGAATTGTCATTCCAACCATGAGGATGATGacgatgatgatgatgatgatgaaggCCGTCATCTTGTACCCGAAAACAAACCAAAACCACCAATCATCATTACCAGGGACAGTCAAAACAGTCTCCGATCACTTCTTCTGGAGGTATCAGATGGTTGTGATATATTCGAGAACATCGCGAAGTATGCATCAAAGAGGCAGCGTGGGATATACATCTCAAGTGGAATCGGAATTGTTAGCAACGTTAGTTTAAGGCAGCCAAGTGCACGGGTGGGTGGTCAAGTTGTATCACTGCACGGAAGATTCGAGATATTATCTTTGTCAGGATCATTTTTGCCGCAACCTGCACCCTCCTCAGCGCTTGTGCCCAGCTTAACAATATTTTTGGCTGCAGGTCAAGGGCGGGTGGTCGGAGGGGGCGTGGTTGGTAAATTGATGACAGTGGGGCCAGTGACTCTTATTGCTTCTTGGTTTACTAATGTTCCTTATGAAAAAATACCcttggaagaagaagaagagacgCTTGATGAGGTGCAAGTTGGCTGTTTGAGTAGCGGTGGTGGTAAAAGTAGGCATAATAATAATCCGTTGGCAGATCAATCTTCTGAGCTCCCGCTTTCGCCATTAAATATGCCTCCAAACCATGTCCAGTTACCGGTCGATGCGTGGCTTGGTGATTCAGGTGGTAGACCTCCATTCTGA